The following are from one region of the Chloroflexota bacterium genome:
- a CDS encoding DUF2877 domain-containing protein produces the protein MMNQILRASIIGLRGLETLQAGNFTAEIQGIFDTSFNLVTPQRLLIGVLARLNRGPTSLIVDGLQHWLPKVAEGMRAIRKDSCLLIPAAGLAISFKEAAVWSGQLRLTATPADPAKALIHLQDTCGRMGRYNDEPGLGQLLPNVFDYFQGIKEEQLHTIAQYALPHLRALQGGMQRMLSLSRRRPEFQATALTSLASPLIGLGPGLTPSGDDVLTGLMATMYLVATHWGWQRGVIRAINHSLAAAVEGRTTIVSENQLRYAARGEVAEAVLEVVLAALQARDDLEEKVAALLQVGASSGGDLLLGICLGFRLLAWSTVR, from the coding sequence ATGATGAATCAGATACTCAGGGCTTCAATCATCGGACTGAGGGGCTTAGAGACCCTACAGGCAGGGAACTTCACGGCCGAGATCCAGGGCATTTTCGATACCAGTTTTAACCTCGTCACGCCCCAACGCCTTCTGATCGGCGTGCTGGCCCGGCTCAACAGGGGCCCCACCAGCCTGATCGTGGATGGCCTTCAGCATTGGCTCCCCAAGGTGGCGGAGGGTATGCGGGCCATAAGGAAAGACAGTTGCCTTCTCATACCTGCGGCCGGTCTGGCCATCTCGTTCAAAGAGGCAGCCGTCTGGTCTGGGCAGCTGCGGCTCACCGCCACCCCAGCCGACCCGGCAAAAGCCCTCATCCATCTACAAGACACCTGTGGCCGGATGGGAAGATACAACGATGAGCCAGGGTTAGGACAACTGCTACCCAACGTCTTCGATTACTTCCAGGGCATCAAGGAGGAACAACTCCATACCATCGCCCAATATGCCCTGCCCCACCTCAGGGCCTTACAAGGCGGCATGCAGAGGATGCTTTCTCTCAGTCGAAGACGACCTGAATTCCAGGCGACGGCCTTGACCTCCCTGGCCTCTCCCCTCATCGGCTTAGGGCCGGGACTGACGCCATCAGGGGACGATGTGCTTACAGGGCTAATGGCCACCATGTACTTGGTGGCGACGCATTGGGGTTGGCAGCGAGGGGTAATCAGGGCGATCAATCACTCGCTGGCGGCTGCTGTCGAGGGACGTACTACCATCGTCAGCGAGAACCAGCTGAGATATGCGGCTCGAGGCGAGGTAGCCGAGGCGGTACTGGAGGTCGTGTTAGCCGCCCTCCAGGCAAGGGACGACCTGGAGGAGAAGGTCGCCGCTCTTTTACAGGTAGGAGCCTCATCGGGGGGTGATTTGCTCCTCGGTATCTGCCTGGGCTTTCGCTTATTGGCCTGGTCTACAGTCCGATAG
- the ggt gene encoding gamma-glutamyltransferase, with amino-acid sequence MAPLSTYRPVITSRRAMAVSDHHLATQTAIDILRKGGNAMDAAIAAAAVLAVVKPYACGLGGDLFLLFYGARGGRVLALNASGRAPSGADRQWFWERGYKDIPSTSVHSVTVPGVVDGWVTALSRFGTMSLAEVLRPAITYALEGFPVSVHLHQQLCSEWFRTRASPALWTLLWPNGRPPESGDVLVQANLGRSLSEIAAGGRSVFYNGEITAALVGSLQKWGGSHTLQDFAEHSSTWMEPISTTYRGYQIYEMPPNSQGIALLLQLNLVEDIPLEDLGHNAPGYIHLLVEAVKLSFADRDKYIGDPDFMDIPVALLLSKEYAARRRNEIDPAWAAAQVAPGQLRGGEDTVYLAVVDEEGSAVSLIQSIFDNFGSGLADEKTGIILHNRGSSFNLTGGHVNCIQPRKRPYHTLNPAMGFKDGHLFLVFGTPGADGQTQTLLQVLNNIVVFGMDIQQAVEAPRWRLYPENRLGLESRLAAVVGRRLEDQGHHIFLMADWDFDLGSAQGIIIDRKKGVLFGGADPRREAYAIGL; translated from the coding sequence ATGGCTCCTCTTTCCACCTACCGTCCGGTGATCACCAGCAGACGGGCGATGGCCGTTTCTGACCATCACCTGGCTACTCAGACAGCCATAGATATTCTCAGGAAGGGTGGCAACGCCATGGATGCGGCCATCGCGGCCGCGGCTGTATTGGCCGTCGTTAAACCCTACGCCTGTGGCCTGGGTGGTGATCTCTTCCTTCTTTTTTACGGGGCTAGGGGCGGCAGGGTGCTGGCCCTCAATGCCAGTGGCCGAGCACCCTCTGGGGCTGATAGGCAGTGGTTTTGGGAGAGAGGTTATAAAGATATTCCTTCCACTAGTGTTCATTCTGTGACCGTGCCTGGGGTCGTGGATGGCTGGGTGACGGCCCTCTCCCGCTTCGGAACTATGAGTTTGGCTGAGGTTTTGCGCCCGGCCATCACCTATGCCCTGGAGGGCTTCCCGGTTTCCGTCCACCTTCATCAGCAACTGTGCAGCGAATGGTTCCGCACCAGAGCCTCCCCTGCCCTTTGGACCCTACTCTGGCCGAATGGCCGACCCCCAGAATCAGGGGACGTGCTAGTGCAAGCCAACCTGGGCAGGAGCCTGTCTGAGATCGCGGCCGGTGGTCGGTCGGTTTTCTATAATGGTGAGATCACCGCGGCTCTGGTGGGATCGCTCCAGAAATGGGGAGGGTCACACACCCTGCAGGACTTCGCTGAACACAGCAGTACCTGGATGGAACCCATCAGCACTACCTATCGTGGTTATCAGATTTATGAGATGCCTCCCAACAGCCAGGGGATAGCCCTTCTATTGCAATTGAACCTCGTAGAGGACATCCCTCTCGAAGACTTGGGTCATAATGCTCCCGGTTATATTCACCTTCTTGTGGAGGCGGTCAAGCTGAGCTTTGCCGACCGCGATAAATATATCGGAGATCCCGATTTTATGGACATTCCTGTGGCGCTGTTGCTTTCTAAGGAGTACGCGGCGCGCCGGAGGAACGAGATCGATCCAGCTTGGGCAGCGGCGCAGGTAGCACCCGGTCAGCTAAGGGGTGGGGAGGACACGGTCTATCTCGCTGTGGTTGATGAAGAGGGCAGCGCTGTTTCCTTGATTCAAAGCATCTTCGATAACTTTGGCTCCGGCCTGGCCGATGAGAAGACCGGCATAATCTTGCACAATCGGGGCAGCTCCTTCAACCTGACGGGGGGTCACGTCAATTGTATCCAGCCCCGCAAGCGTCCCTATCATACCCTTAATCCGGCCATGGGCTTCAAGGATGGGCATCTTTTCCTGGTCTTCGGCACCCCTGGGGCCGACGGACAGACTCAGACGCTGTTGCAGGTCCTCAACAACATCGTCGTCTTTGGAATGGACATTCAGCAAGCTGTGGAAGCCCCGCGCTGGCGTCTGTATCCGGAAAATAGGCTAGGACTGGAGAGCCGCCTGGCGGCGGTGGTGGGCAGGAGGCTGGAGGATCAGGGACACCATATCTTCCTTATGGCCGACTGGGACTTCGATTTGGGAAGCGCTCAAGGGATCATCATTGACCGCAAGAAAGGCGTGTTGTTTGGCGGGGCTGATCCCCGCCGTGAAGCCTACGCTATCGGACTGTAG
- a CDS encoding DUF5667 domain-containing protein — protein MPEKRRVEGVLAEALEELGKGHKNIEEISAEYAVLGADLAPLLRLALELHYPKDVEPSPQFKRLARARLMQRICAEPVTRWSLLRYLNWESPIKIRRMSMPALIVAIILAITVMASGGTAVAAQGSLPGDPLYTVKTSLEQLQLGLAPSAEAKAQVYEELAAKRLSELAKSIQLGRSEAAGDLAEQYRRNVDKAVGLLVEDEAEGKDVTVPLARLQENLARQQSALARVMESAPAEARSSLERARETSRWGIEIASRAVEGKKPSGKRVGTPAAEVTPTTPATPAPLTPTPPPTATPSISNTIGITLTQTISDVVSLSADPNVPGQSYEGLLAKLLSVQASLERGQTKVSLNQLDAFLHELNALQRSGHISQANYDRLYAAYTTLISSLGGEPQPALPAGQPTPAATPSPEAKPRPTRQPGVTPPRRGEPEEGQERRATPARTSVKSEGPSATPTPTATPVKPETPSRTPRAHPQGRVTPGRPVENPLSPTPAAEPPVVTPPPARERGPREGTGQPPEQRSAQSHSRGRP, from the coding sequence GTGCCTGAGAAGAGAAGAGTAGAGGGTGTCCTGGCTGAGGCCCTGGAGGAGCTGGGGAAGGGACACAAAAACATCGAGGAAATCTCAGCAGAGTATGCTGTCCTGGGGGCGGATCTAGCGCCACTGCTGCGCCTGGCCCTAGAGCTTCATTACCCTAAAGATGTCGAGCCTAGCCCGCAATTCAAGAGGCTGGCTCGCGCCCGGTTGATGCAGCGAATATGTGCGGAACCAGTAACAAGGTGGTCTCTCCTTCGTTATCTTAATTGGGAAAGTCCCATTAAGATCAGGAGGATGAGTATGCCAGCATTGATTGTCGCCATCATTTTGGCCATCACGGTGATGGCCAGTGGAGGAACGGCCGTGGCCGCACAGGGCAGTCTGCCCGGCGATCCTTTATATACTGTTAAGACCTCTCTCGAGCAGTTGCAGTTGGGCCTGGCTCCGTCGGCCGAGGCGAAGGCCCAGGTTTACGAGGAGCTGGCGGCCAAGCGCCTGAGCGAGTTGGCGAAGAGCATTCAGCTGGGGAGAAGTGAAGCAGCTGGGGATCTGGCCGAGCAGTACCGTCGCAATGTGGATAAGGCCGTAGGATTGCTTGTTGAGGATGAAGCGGAAGGTAAAGATGTTACGGTTCCCCTGGCACGCCTGCAGGAAAATCTGGCCCGACAGCAGTCCGCTCTGGCCAGGGTGATGGAGTCGGCTCCAGCGGAGGCACGGAGTTCCCTGGAACGAGCCAGGGAGACCAGTCGCTGGGGCATCGAGATAGCTAGCAGGGCGGTAGAGGGGAAGAAGCCGAGTGGCAAGAGGGTCGGCACACCGGCAGCGGAGGTTACCCCAACGACGCCAGCCACGCCAGCGCCGCTTACACCGACCCCGCCGCCGACTGCCACTCCGTCTATCAGCAACACGATAGGCATCACCCTCACCCAGACCATCTCTGATGTCGTCTCTTTGAGCGCGGATCCCAACGTCCCCGGTCAGAGCTACGAGGGCTTACTGGCTAAACTGCTGTCTGTCCAGGCGAGCCTGGAGCGTGGTCAGACTAAGGTATCCCTAAATCAGCTGGATGCTTTCTTGCACGAGCTCAACGCCCTGCAGCGTTCGGGCCACATCAGTCAGGCGAACTATGACCGGCTCTACGCTGCCTATACCACGCTCATAAGCAGCTTGGGTGGCGAACCACAGCCTGCTCTCCCAGCGGGTCAGCCTACTCCAGCGGCGACACCCAGTCCTGAGGCCAAGCCGCGACCGACACGTCAGCCAGGGGTTACGCCGCCGCGCAGAGGTGAGCCAGAGGAGGGCCAGGAGCGGCGGGCAACGCCCGCCAGGACGTCGGTCAAATCGGAGGGACCGTCTGCAACGCCGACACCCACTGCAACGCCGGTCAAACCGGAGACGCCCTCTCGGACGCCCAGGGCCCATCCGCAAGGTCGAGTCACACCCGGCCGGCCGGTGGAAAACCCCTTGAGTCCAACGCCAGCAGCCGAACCCCCAGTGGTTACGCCACCACCTGCCCGGGAGAGGGGTCCGAGGGAGGGCACGGGCCAGCCCCCGGAACAGCGATCAGCCCAGTCGCATTCCAGGGGCCGGCCTTAA
- a CDS encoding sigma-70 family RNA polymerase sigma factor — MPQQGSIPAEGLELLERAIKRDTEAFGQLYDLYVDRVYRHVYYRLGDRSEAEDLTEEVFLRAWQSIERYRPQGVPFVAWLFKIAQNLVVDRYRHKRPKGEVLETETIETDVWADPVVIAEQHLTQQTLRQAVLRLKPEQQQVIMLRFLDGLEYPEVAAILGKSEGAVRIAQFRALQALRHILEGERLCLRREE; from the coding sequence ATGCCGCAGCAAGGTTCGATCCCAGCCGAGGGCTTAGAATTGCTCGAGCGGGCCATCAAACGGGATACGGAGGCCTTCGGACAGCTTTATGACCTTTACGTTGACCGCGTCTACCGCCATGTCTACTACCGCCTTGGTGACCGCAGTGAGGCTGAGGATCTGACGGAGGAGGTTTTCTTGAGGGCCTGGCAATCTATTGAGCGCTATCGTCCCCAAGGTGTCCCCTTCGTGGCCTGGCTTTTTAAGATTGCCCAAAACCTGGTTGTTGATCGTTATCGCCATAAGAGGCCGAAGGGAGAGGTTCTGGAGACAGAGACTATTGAGACGGATGTTTGGGCCGATCCGGTGGTGATAGCTGAGCAACACCTAACACAGCAGACGCTCCGGCAGGCAGTCTTACGGCTAAAGCCTGAACAGCAGCAGGTAATCATGCTGCGTTTCCTTGATGGGCTGGAGTATCCGGAGGTGGCCGCCATCCTCGGTAAGAGCGAGGGAGCAGTGCGCATAGCTCAATTCCGGGCCCTACAGGCGTTGCGCCATATTCTGGAGGGGGAGAGGTTGTGCCTGAGAAGAGAAGAGTAG
- a CDS encoding FadR family transcriptional regulator encodes MRVLIKMKPTIQPIKKTKISEDIALQIRDLIASGQLQPGDRLPPERELAEYFGVSRASVREAMRTLELLGLVESKHGDGTFIREGSIEGLAQSLSSILLTRQGVVVEIMDARKMLEPPLAMRAAERASADDLAELEQLLSTQEEKVARGESPVEEDSRFHYALARATGNRVILKLVDAMMELLHESRQHYWQTPERAQRSLAGHRRILKALLAKDPKAAYRSMLDHLEEVETSIRQSE; translated from the coding sequence ATGAGGGTTCTCATCAAAATGAAACCAACGATTCAACCGATCAAAAAGACCAAAATATCTGAGGATATCGCCCTTCAGATCAGAGACCTCATCGCCAGTGGGCAGCTCCAGCCGGGTGATCGACTGCCCCCAGAGCGAGAGCTAGCCGAGTACTTCGGAGTCAGTCGCGCCTCGGTGCGGGAGGCAATGCGCACCCTGGAGCTACTGGGACTGGTGGAAAGCAAGCACGGCGATGGTACTTTTATCCGAGAGGGCAGCATCGAAGGTCTGGCCCAATCGCTCTCCTCAATACTGCTGACCCGGCAAGGGGTGGTCGTCGAGATCATGGATGCGCGCAAGATGCTCGAACCACCCCTAGCTATGCGGGCGGCCGAGCGAGCTTCAGCAGATGATCTGGCTGAATTGGAACAACTGTTATCGACCCAGGAGGAGAAGGTCGCCAGGGGAGAGAGCCCCGTTGAAGAGGATAGCCGCTTCCACTATGCTTTGGCCAGGGCCACCGGCAATCGGGTTATCCTTAAGCTGGTTGATGCGATGATGGAACTCCTGCACGAGTCACGCCAGCACTACTGGCAGACCCCTGAGCGAGCCCAGCGGTCGCTCGCTGGCCACCGGCGCATCCTCAAAGCCCTACTCGCTAAGGATCCAAAGGCCGCTTATAGGTCCATGCTAGACCATTTGGAAGAGGTGGAAACATCGATACGCCAAAGCGAGTGA
- a CDS encoding AAA family ATPase, which translates to MAESLIEDVGRRTVRLDPHDMDTIGATPGDIVALIGKNRTVARAMPTLPEFYGCGLAQIDGRTRANAGVGLGEGILVERTQAQPARSLVLTYTDTGQGTTPLSTLDVQAIGELLHELPLIAGDQVDLGVSAAHAGPLSVLGSAPQGPVLVTPQTQITLLPPDETAPRRFHSAYEDIGGLDEEIRHIREMVELPIKYPELFARVGIQPPKGLLLYGPPGTGKTLIARVLASEVRAHFIHVNGPEIMHKYYGESEARLREVFEEASQNAPSIIFLDEIDAIAPRRATVAGEVEKRVVAQLLALMDGLVGRREVVVIGATNMPELLDPALRRPGRFDREVHITIPDEKGRWGILRIHTQPMPLHPSVDLACLAKMTSGYVGADLEMLCKEAGMSALRRMLPSPDMTAESAASLNDLKVWVTMDDFYQAMQEVEPAGTREILIEKPSLTFSDVGGLEELKEELLTVIALPLRHAELIEQGQLTPPRSVFLHGPPGSGKTLLAKALAGELKLSFVEVNPSAISSKWMGEAEKSLGDVFRAVRHAGPCVLFLDHIDILAPRRGALTESYISARVMARLMREMSTITNVKGLIVVAATDRIDLVDPAVLAKFDLQLPVPLPDQHTREKIFTILTRDRSLANDVDITALAAATAGMTGSDIASICKKATVYALKEHLATGGQVETSPSLAARHFAAALAIVNRPTPE; encoded by the coding sequence GTGGCTGAGTCTCTCATTGAGGACGTCGGCCGCAGGACTGTACGCCTGGACCCGCACGATATGGACACGATTGGGGCTACCCCTGGCGACATCGTCGCCCTAATCGGTAAGAACCGGACCGTGGCCAGGGCTATGCCCACCCTTCCGGAATTCTATGGGTGTGGATTGGCTCAAATAGATGGTCGTACTCGGGCTAATGCCGGGGTCGGCCTCGGCGAGGGAATACTCGTAGAGAGGACACAGGCACAACCGGCGCGCTCCCTCGTGTTAACATACACCGACACCGGGCAGGGAACGACCCCTCTCTCCACACTTGATGTCCAAGCCATAGGCGAACTCCTTCATGAGTTGCCATTGATTGCCGGTGACCAGGTCGACCTGGGAGTTTCCGCGGCACATGCGGGCCCTCTCTCGGTCTTGGGGAGTGCCCCTCAGGGTCCTGTCCTCGTCACCCCCCAGACACAGATAACGCTCCTCCCTCCGGACGAGACTGCGCCGCGCCGCTTTCACTCAGCCTACGAAGACATAGGCGGCCTGGACGAGGAGATACGACACATCCGGGAGATGGTGGAATTGCCCATCAAGTACCCCGAACTGTTCGCCCGCGTAGGCATCCAGCCACCAAAGGGGCTGCTCCTGTACGGCCCACCAGGGACAGGTAAGACGCTGATCGCCCGTGTGCTGGCTAGCGAAGTCAGGGCCCATTTTATCCACGTTAATGGTCCAGAGATAATGCACAAATATTACGGTGAAAGCGAGGCGAGGCTACGTGAAGTCTTTGAGGAGGCGAGCCAAAACGCGCCAAGCATCATCTTCCTGGACGAGATCGACGCCATCGCCCCCCGGCGGGCGACCGTCGCTGGCGAGGTGGAAAAGAGGGTGGTAGCCCAATTACTGGCCCTGATGGATGGGCTGGTTGGACGGAGGGAGGTGGTGGTGATCGGCGCCACTAACATGCCGGAGCTGCTTGACCCTGCCCTGCGTCGCCCCGGACGCTTTGACCGGGAGGTGCATATCACCATCCCTGACGAGAAGGGACGCTGGGGGATTTTGCGCATCCACACCCAGCCGATGCCTCTTCATCCCAGCGTTGATCTGGCTTGCTTGGCAAAGATGACCAGTGGCTACGTTGGCGCTGACCTGGAGATGCTCTGTAAAGAGGCCGGTATGAGTGCCCTGCGCCGCATGTTGCCCTCGCCGGACATGACGGCCGAGTCTGCCGCCTCTCTGAATGATCTGAAGGTCTGGGTCACCATGGACGACTTTTACCAGGCCATGCAGGAGGTTGAGCCGGCGGGTACACGGGAGATCCTCATCGAAAAACCCTCCCTCACCTTCAGTGATGTGGGTGGTCTTGAGGAGCTCAAGGAGGAGCTCCTGACGGTAATTGCTCTGCCCCTACGCCATGCCGAGCTGATCGAGCAAGGGCAGTTGACCCCGCCCAGGTCGGTATTTCTCCATGGTCCACCTGGCAGTGGCAAGACCCTGTTGGCCAAAGCCTTGGCCGGGGAGCTAAAACTCAGCTTCGTCGAAGTCAACCCCTCAGCCATATCCTCCAAATGGATGGGAGAAGCCGAAAAGTCTTTAGGGGATGTCTTCCGCGCCGTCAGACACGCCGGTCCTTGTGTTCTCTTCCTCGATCACATCGACATCCTGGCCCCTCGACGCGGCGCATTGACCGAGTCCTACATTTCAGCCCGGGTGATGGCCAGGTTAATGCGCGAGATGAGCACCATAACAAACGTCAAGGGACTGATCGTCGTTGCCGCCACAGATCGGATAGACCTGGTCGATCCCGCCGTGTTAGCCAAATTCGACCTTCAGTTGCCGGTACCCTTGCCCGACCAGCACACACGAGAGAAGATATTCACCATCCTAACCAGGGACAGGTCGCTGGCCAATGACGTAGACATCACTGCCCTTGCCGCAGCCACCGCCGGTATGACGGGCAGCGACATAGCCTCCATCTGTAAGAAGGCCACCGTCTACGCTCTCAAAGAGCATCTGGCAACAGGGGGACAAGTAGAGACCAGTCCATCGCTGGCGGCCAGGCACTTCGCTGCTGCCCTGGCTATAGTCAACCGCCCTACACCAGAGTAG
- a CDS encoding 4Fe-4S binding protein, which produces MAIHQENLIEVTVWFRGVVEGRLARKIVNTLASAAAQEGKFMQAFDNYADAPDRVDVPCRSYARLCPEPIAEPYIYENHHPSVVVATDAALVKGCDVLKGMEPDGVLVVNTSREPTEILKLLEGLENRSRLKTVATIDAGEGARPRAPYGAGGEGAVDRPVDPGPGAPILGAIARASGVVKLESLLAVETDKAGLQKGCDQVKMLTNPVYRPEERKVESPIPHLGHKVDLIIPAPSPNGENEGFITSNFRQWRPIFDEDKCTLCRLCWISCPDSCIRISPEESPKIAIDLKYCKGCGICWSVCPVPGALRPEDELNFEGGMVRLTYTG; this is translated from the coding sequence ATGGCTATTCATCAGGAGAACCTTATCGAGGTTACAGTTTGGTTTCGAGGTGTTGTGGAGGGAAGATTGGCCCGCAAGATCGTCAATACGCTAGCCAGCGCTGCGGCACAGGAGGGCAAATTTATGCAGGCCTTCGATAACTACGCTGATGCACCTGATCGCGTTGATGTGCCCTGTCGGTCGTACGCTCGCCTCTGTCCAGAGCCCATCGCCGAACCGTATATCTACGAGAATCACCATCCAAGCGTGGTAGTAGCCACCGATGCCGCCCTGGTCAAGGGCTGCGACGTCTTGAAGGGGATGGAACCAGACGGCGTGCTTGTGGTGAATACTTCCCGGGAGCCAACGGAGATACTGAAACTGCTGGAGGGGCTGGAGAACCGCAGTCGTCTCAAGACGGTAGCCACGATCGATGCTGGCGAGGGGGCAAGACCGCGTGCCCCTTACGGCGCTGGTGGGGAGGGAGCTGTAGATAGGCCAGTTGACCCCGGCCCAGGCGCCCCGATCTTAGGAGCCATTGCCCGCGCCTCAGGCGTCGTTAAACTGGAATCGCTGCTAGCTGTGGAGACGGACAAGGCCGGCCTCCAGAAAGGTTGTGACCAGGTGAAGATGCTCACAAACCCAGTCTATAGGCCAGAGGAACGCAAGGTGGAGAGCCCAATCCCTCACCTTGGCCATAAGGTCGATTTGATTATCCCGGCTCCATCACCTAACGGTGAGAACGAGGGATTCATCACCAGTAACTTCCGCCAATGGCGACCCATCTTCGACGAAGACAAGTGCACCCTGTGTCGCCTTTGCTGGATCAGCTGTCCAGATTCATGCATTCGTATCTCACCTGAAGAGTCCCCCAAGATAGCCATCGACCTGAAGTATTGTAAGGGATGTGGCATCTGCTGGTCCGTCTGCCCCGTCCCCGGCGCTCTACGTCCAGAAGACGAGTTGAACTTCGAAGGCGGGATGGTCCGCCTAACTTATACTGGTTGA
- a CDS encoding pyruvate ferredoxin oxidoreductase, with protein MGKKVRISGCKATAEAVKAADVDVICSYPIRPYTGTMIELARMVAEGELDAEFVHGEGEHAQLSVVLGASAAGARVFTGSAGVGITYAFELYSPIAGEFHPVQCMIADRTLDPPGDFGSEHTDALSTRDQGWIMGWAATPQEAYDNTLVYYRLGEDPRVMLPQFPCQDGYFVSHISGEVELAEPGQVEAFLPPFRPKHSLDPENPVLMGPQCRADQGAAIQLGRTEAMKMARQLIPEIYADFNRIFGRRYAPFLEGFMTEDADVIFFGQGAHTVPARLAAQRLRQEGLRIGVIQLRFMRPFPTEEVATTLSRFKVVGVLENCNSFGSAHNSGPLTMETLASLYYAPEHPKVLTFLSGLGGENIRLSDYYSMARAMQEALQMERLSKRVFWLGFEPLQVKE; from the coding sequence ATGGGTAAGAAAGTCAGGATAAGCGGCTGTAAAGCCACCGCAGAGGCAGTTAAGGCCGCCGATGTGGATGTCATCTGTTCCTACCCGATCAGACCTTACACAGGCACGATGATCGAACTAGCGCGCATGGTGGCTGAAGGTGAATTGGATGCCGAGTTCGTCCACGGAGAGGGTGAGCACGCCCAACTGAGCGTGGTTCTGGGCGCCTCTGCGGCCGGCGCACGGGTCTTCACCGGAAGCGCGGGGGTGGGAATCACCTATGCCTTTGAGCTCTATTCGCCGATAGCCGGCGAGTTCCACCCCGTGCAATGCATGATCGCTGATCGCACCTTAGACCCACCGGGCGATTTTGGCTCGGAGCATACCGATGCCCTCTCCACGCGTGACCAAGGTTGGATCATGGGCTGGGCAGCCACCCCTCAGGAGGCTTACGACAACACCTTGGTCTACTACCGGCTAGGTGAGGACCCGCGGGTGATGCTCCCTCAATTCCCCTGCCAGGATGGCTACTTTGTCTCCCATATTTCGGGCGAGGTGGAGCTGGCTGAGCCTGGCCAGGTGGAAGCCTTTCTCCCTCCCTTCCGCCCCAAGCACAGCCTGGACCCCGAAAACCCTGTCTTGATGGGGCCACAGTGCCGGGCTGACCAGGGAGCAGCCATTCAATTGGGACGGACGGAGGCCATGAAGATGGCCAGACAACTCATCCCAGAGATCTACGCCGATTTCAACCGCATCTTCGGCCGCCGCTATGCACCGTTTCTGGAGGGGTTTATGACCGAGGATGCAGATGTGATCTTCTTCGGCCAAGGAGCCCATACAGTGCCCGCTCGTCTGGCTGCGCAACGCTTGCGCCAGGAAGGACTGAGGATTGGGGTCATCCAGCTCCGCTTCATGCGCCCCTTCCCCACTGAGGAGGTGGCCACCACCCTCTCTCGCTTCAAGGTCGTTGGTGTTCTGGAAAATTGTAACTCTTTCGGTTCAGCGCATAACAGCGGGCCACTGACGATGGAAACCCTGGCCTCTCTCTATTATGCCCCAGAGCACCCAAAGGTGCTCACCTTCCTGTCCGGTCTCGGCGGGGAAAATATCAGACTGAGCGACTACTATAGCATGGCGCGGGCGATGCAGGAAGCGTTGCAGATGGAGCGCCTGAGCAAACGCGTCTTTTGGCTGGGTTTTGAACCCCTGCAAGTAAAGGAGTGA
- a CDS encoding thiamine pyrophosphate-dependent enzyme, with protein sequence MAETIERLGAEAPISAVTEKYDRVRSLRDAPDTEYYVPGHRTCSGCMPALAYRLTALAAGKNTIFAGPTGCMYVANTSYLCGPWAVPWIHTQITNGGAVVSGIEAAYKALLRKGKKKGEFPNIICFAGDGGAADIGLQALSGCMYRAHDVLFICYDNEAYANTGIQTSPTTPYGGYTTFTPPGVVIPEGKKLFPKDLLKMIAAGHPAIKYLASASVGYPLDLMNKVRKALAVKGPAFIHIHCPCPKGWSFESQRGIEVARLAVETGMWTNYEIENGRVNVTQVPRRRRPVAEYVKTQGRFAHLTAEMIERLQQFVNNKLLELGIAIPITAV encoded by the coding sequence ATGGCTGAAACGATCGAGCGACTGGGAGCCGAGGCTCCCATCAGCGCCGTAACAGAGAAATACGATAGAGTACGCTCACTCAGGGATGCGCCAGACACGGAATATTATGTGCCTGGACACCGCACCTGCTCCGGATGCATGCCGGCCCTGGCTTACCGCCTCACGGCCCTGGCCGCTGGCAAGAACACGATCTTCGCCGGTCCCACCGGTTGTATGTACGTAGCCAACACCAGCTACCTTTGCGGCCCCTGGGCCGTGCCCTGGATTCACACGCAAATAACTAACGGCGGTGCGGTGGTCTCGGGGATTGAAGCAGCCTATAAGGCCCTGTTGCGCAAGGGCAAGAAGAAGGGAGAGTTTCCTAACATAATCTGTTTCGCCGGTGATGGAGGCGCGGCGGACATCGGACTGCAAGCCTTGAGTGGCTGCATGTACAGGGCCCACGATGTATTATTCATCTGCTACGATAACGAGGCCTATGCCAACACCGGCATTCAAACCTCGCCAACCACCCCTTACGGCGGCTACACCACCTTTACACCCCCGGGGGTCGTGATACCTGAGGGTAAGAAGCTCTTCCCAAAGGACCTGCTTAAGATGATCGCCGCCGGGCATCCGGCCATCAAATACCTGGCCAGCGCTTCCGTGGGCTACCCCCTGGACCTGATGAACAAGGTGAGAAAGGCCCTGGCAGTGAAGGGCCCAGCCTTCATACACATCCATTGTCCCTGTCCCAAGGGATGGAGCTTCGAGTCCCAGCGGGGTATAGAGGTAGCCAGATTGGCCGTCGAGACCGGCATGTGGACGAACTATGAGATCGAGAATGGCCGGGTGAATGTCACCCAGGTGCCGCGCCGACGCCGACCGGTCGCGGAGTATGTAAAGACGCAGGGCCGCTTCGCTCATCTTACAGCGGAGATGATCGAGCGCTTACAACAGTTCGTGAATAACAAGCTTCTGGAACTGGGGATAGCCATTCCCATCACCGCCGTCTAG